TCATTCGGTCTCAATTCCCTGTAcgggaagaaaaaaggaaggaaagaagaaaggataaataaaacttttagaaagagACACAAGAGAAAGTCCAAGGAATATAAATGCAATATTTTATTAtctaatattgttttaaaaattttaaattagagtCAACATAATCATTCTACTTTCTCATAATTTTAAACTTCTATGtcttcaaattaatttttctcGATTTAGAACTGTAGTTTCTTAGTCTATCTTTATAAGAAAGCCAattccttttcatgatttcctttaaTGTTTTTTAGACCCTTTCCAGTTCAACTTTTTGAAGATCCCTGACTTGTGAACCACCTCTACATATTAACTGTAGGTGCAGCTCAATTCTCCTGCCTTGAGCTTCCTCCCTCCTAGCATGGACACCCACCAACAGATACCACTTTCTTGCTAACCCCAGATGCTGCCAGAGGAGACATCTTTAGAGACACACTAGGAAAAGGCAGCTGTCTGTTGCTCTTTGATTACTCAACCACTTCATCTCCTTAAAAGCTCTTGGGTTGTAATGTGAAGAATAGAGCACTAAAGTCACTATTATATATATGAAAGCAGTACAGAGGGTAGGATTTAGCAAGCTgatttaaaactttatttctatAGTGAATGTACTCTGAACTCTAAAAAATGGGACTTCCAAAGATTTGTGAACAGACTGTTCATAAATGGAAGACTTTATATTCCACTGGTAATAATCCTAAAGTTTTAGCCAAGCATTAAACAACAAGACTAAAAAGTTGATATCGCTTGACTCTAAGTTCTCAACAAGAAAAACTTACtacttctgtttattttatctttttaactttttttattgtatagtataacatatatacaaagcaaagacttctgtttatttttggcaCATGCAATATCAAGAGAAATACTCCCCAAAGTTGGTCAATTGCTGGTGTTAAAAAATGCACAGACTAACCTTTTAAATAACATGCTCTTGTTCCGGAAGGCAGTTAACTTTTCATCATTCTTTCTGTCTAAATAACATCCGAAGACAAATCCCATAGGGACAAGTATATGAACCCAGTGGTCCCGTACAATCTGAAGAAAATTCACCATAATtgctaaaaaattaaattaaaataaaccaaaacatgtaaaacagaaaaataaaaagattatcagaaataaaagtccctttgaaaaaaaatttcatctgAAACAAGATAGCACAGAATGTATGAGATAAATGTCAAAAGCATAAGCCTCTTGAAATTTGCTTGACAATGGAATGTAGTATGATACGTAGTATCTCCTTGATA
This genomic stretch from Tamandua tetradactyla isolate mTamTet1 chromosome 12, mTamTet1.pri, whole genome shotgun sequence harbors:
- the NDUFB1 gene encoding NADH dehydrogenase [ubiquinone] 1 beta subcomplex subunit 1; this translates as MVNFLQIVRDHWVHILVPMGFVFGCYLDRKNDEKLTAFRNKSMLFKRELRPNEEVSWK